One genomic window of Ilyobacter polytropus DSM 2926 includes the following:
- the deoC gene encoding deoxyribose-phosphate aldolase, with product MEINKYIDHTVLKATTVKEDIVKLCQEAKEYGFFSVCVNGCYVSLAAEELKGTDVKIAAVVGFPLGAMSSEAKVFEAKKCIEDGASEIDMVINVGLLKSGETKLVEDEIRAIKEAIGDNVLKVIIETCYLTEKEKRTACQLSLNAKADFVKTSTGFGTGGATFEDVALMKEVVGDKAQIKASGGVRDLETAMKYIEMGVTRLGTSSGVMLVTSGKAKEGEY from the coding sequence ATGGAAATCAACAAGTATATAGATCATACAGTATTAAAGGCTACAACAGTTAAGGAAGATATAGTAAAGCTTTGTCAGGAGGCGAAGGAGTATGGATTCTTTTCTGTATGTGTAAACGGATGTTATGTATCTCTTGCAGCAGAAGAACTAAAAGGAACAGATGTGAAAATAGCTGCTGTAGTAGGATTTCCTTTAGGAGCTATGAGTTCTGAGGCAAAGGTATTTGAAGCAAAAAAGTGTATAGAGGACGGAGCGTCTGAAATAGATATGGTGATAAATGTAGGCCTTCTTAAATCAGGAGAAACCAAACTGGTAGAGGATGAGATAAGAGCGATAAAAGAGGCTATAGGGGATAATGTATTAAAGGTAATAATAGAGACATGTTATCTCACTGAAAAGGAAAAGAGAACTGCATGTCAGCTTTCTTTGAATGCCAAGGCTGATTTTGTAAAGACTTCAACAGGATTTGGTACAGGGGGAGCAACATTTGAAGATGTGGCGCTTATGAAGGAAGTGGTAGGAGATAAAGCACAAATTAAAGCGTCTGGAGGAGTAAGAGATCTAGAAACTGCCATGAAATACATTGAGATGGGAGTTACAAGATTAGGAACATCTTCTGGGGTTATGCTTGTGACAAGTGGTAAGGCCAAAGAGGGAGAATATTAA
- a CDS encoding thymidine phosphorylase has product MRAVDIIQKKRDKEILTKEEINFLLEEYLEGNTPDYQMSSFLMAVYFNGMTTEELKYFTEKMIYSGDTIDFPGTHKFLVDKHSTGGVGDKTTIALAPIFGALGMGTAKLSGKGLGHTGGTIDKFESIEGFKFSRTKEELIKLVNETGTGIMGYSDKIVPLDKKLYSLRDVTATVPSIPLIASSIMGKKLAVHADAIILDVKVGSGAFMKNIDEARELAETMYELGKAFDRNIVCFLTNMDQPLGEAVGNSLEMIEAIETLKGNGPEDFTDLIYTLASQALVMKGDTADLESGKQKVRKVIENGQALDMLRKFIKGSGGNPSVCDDYSLLPKAKEKDVFRATKDGYIEHLNAELIGRAAMMLGAGRATKDDIIDHSVGIIMCSKVGDKLEKGAAILEIFHNGNLRDEVLETLAEAVVISEEKIDKQEIILEIIGG; this is encoded by the coding sequence ATGAGGGCAGTTGATATAATACAAAAAAAAAGGGATAAGGAGATTCTTACAAAAGAGGAGATCAATTTTTTACTAGAAGAATATCTAGAGGGAAATACTCCTGATTATCAAATGTCATCTTTTTTGATGGCGGTTTACTTTAACGGAATGACAACTGAAGAACTTAAATATTTTACTGAAAAGATGATATATTCAGGGGATACCATAGATTTTCCAGGAACCCACAAATTCTTGGTAGATAAACACTCTACAGGTGGAGTCGGTGACAAGACGACAATAGCCCTTGCACCTATATTCGGAGCACTGGGAATGGGAACTGCTAAGCTCTCGGGAAAAGGGCTAGGGCATACAGGAGGAACCATAGATAAATTTGAGTCCATAGAGGGATTTAAATTTTCCCGAACAAAAGAAGAACTTATAAAACTTGTGAATGAAACAGGTACCGGAATAATGGGATATTCAGATAAAATAGTTCCCTTAGATAAAAAACTTTATTCCCTAAGAGACGTCACAGCCACTGTACCGAGTATACCTCTTATTGCCAGTTCAATCATGGGGAAGAAGCTTGCTGTGCACGCAGATGCCATAATATTGGATGTAAAGGTAGGTTCAGGGGCCTTTATGAAAAATATAGATGAAGCAAGGGAGCTTGCTGAGACTATGTATGAGCTTGGAAAGGCTTTTGATAGGAACATAGTCTGTTTTCTCACAAATATGGATCAGCCTTTAGGTGAAGCGGTGGGAAATTCCCTAGAGATGATAGAAGCCATAGAAACTCTCAAAGGGAATGGTCCAGAAGATTTTACTGACTTAATTTATACTCTGGCATCTCAGGCCCTTGTGATGAAAGGGGATACAGCTGACCTTGAAAGTGGGAAACAAAAAGTAAGGAAAGTTATTGAAAACGGCCAGGCCCTAGACATGCTGAGAAAATTCATAAAGGGAAGCGGTGGAAATCCCAGCGTCTGTGATGATTACTCACTTCTTCCGAAAGCAAAGGAAAAAGATGTGTTTCGTGCAACAAAAGATGGATACATAGAGCACCTTAATGCAGAACTCATAGGAAGGGCTGCTATGATGTTAGGAGCAGGAAGAGCAACAAAAGATGATATAATAGATCACTCTGTTGGAATAATAATGTGTTCTAAGGTGGGAGATAAACTTGAAAAAGGTGCTGCAATCTTAGAGATATTCCATAATGGGAATTTAAGAGATGAAGTTTTAGAGACTCTTGCAGAAGCAGTTGTAATCTCTGAAGAAAAGATAGATAAACAAGAAATAATTTTAGAAATTATAGGAGGATAA
- a CDS encoding Crp/Fnr family transcriptional regulator, which yields MIKNLSKLENYIQKFGLEEVFSPEIRSFLKVKKYTKGEIIFNAYKPVLYIYFLVEGLVEINSIMISGNKLFINNLFPLELIGDLEYMNKQEAMFDVVAADDSTVILLPFDIAEKYLENNPQFWRLLATECSKKLLRTNKAIILKGSYSLKTVLANYLIKNNYEINFTSLVDLAAHLNVSYRNLSRVIKSLSEEGIIKKQRKKIITLKKEELKNYSVNV from the coding sequence ATGATAAAGAATTTAAGTAAACTGGAAAACTACATACAAAAATTTGGTCTTGAGGAGGTTTTCTCTCCTGAGATCAGAAGTTTCCTAAAAGTAAAAAAATATACTAAGGGAGAAATAATATTCAACGCCTATAAACCGGTGCTGTATATCTATTTTTTAGTGGAAGGACTTGTGGAGATAAACAGCATAATGATATCAGGGAATAAACTCTTTATAAACAATCTTTTCCCTCTTGAGCTTATAGGAGACCTTGAATATATGAACAAACAAGAGGCTATGTTTGACGTGGTAGCTGCTGATGACTCTACTGTCATCCTACTTCCCTTTGACATTGCCGAAAAATATCTAGAAAATAACCCGCAATTCTGGAGACTGCTTGCAACTGAATGCAGTAAAAAACTCCTTAGAACAAACAAAGCTATCATATTGAAGGGAAGCTATTCTTTAAAAACAGTCCTTGCAAACTACCTTATAAAAAATAATTATGAGATTAATTTTACGTCTTTGGTTGATCTAGCTGCCCACTTAAATGTAAGCTATAGAAATCTTTCAAGAGTAATAAAGTCATTATCTGAAGAGGGAATAATAAAAAAACAAAGAAAAAAAATAATAACTCTTAAAAAAGAAGAATTAAAAAATTACTCGGTTAATGTGTAA
- the bioF gene encoding 8-amino-7-oxononanoate synthase, with protein MMKEIKEKLISLKGEGLFREIKDIDKLEGKHIWMEGNKYLDFSSSNYIGFRDDRRIIDAAKDALEKYGMGSGASRVVVGTASLYKELEELIASEKKKEAALIFNSGYDANLGIISTIIGKNDVVFCDKLNHASIYDGIRLSGAKMIRFRHNDMKDLENKLRMFRKGYKRALIVVDSVFSMDGDKANLVEIVRLKEKYDVTLMIDEAHGGGVLGEEGLGLAEELGILEAIDINMGTFSKAYGSQGAYVAASKEIIDYLINHCRSLVYTTSMPPVVVGASLEAMKLTKNEKERRDHLKYLGDYLRSRLNEAEIDTLESTTQIVPVVVGDNDETLGLSVFLKDHGIMAPAIRKPTVTTPRIRISLSSNHSKEDIDFLVETVLEYTNRKRSKKDKVIKWVKNVLHKTHNQEKKDKKNIQ; from the coding sequence ATGATGAAGGAGATAAAAGAAAAGCTGATTTCCTTGAAAGGGGAGGGGCTTTTCAGAGAGATTAAAGATATAGATAAACTGGAGGGAAAACATATATGGATGGAAGGAAATAAATACCTGGATTTTTCTTCTAGTAATTATATAGGATTTAGAGATGATAGGAGAATAATAGATGCTGCAAAAGATGCCCTTGAAAAATATGGAATGGGAAGTGGAGCAAGTCGTGTAGTTGTAGGAACTGCATCTCTTTATAAAGAATTAGAAGAACTTATTGCATCTGAGAAAAAGAAAGAAGCTGCACTTATTTTTAACAGCGGATATGACGCCAATCTAGGTATAATATCTACTATAATAGGGAAAAATGACGTGGTGTTTTGTGACAAGTTAAATCACGCGAGCATATATGATGGAATACGTCTGAGTGGTGCCAAAATGATTAGGTTTAGGCATAATGATATGAAAGACCTAGAAAATAAACTCAGAATGTTTAGGAAAGGTTATAAGCGTGCTCTAATTGTTGTAGATTCTGTATTTAGTATGGATGGAGACAAAGCTAATCTGGTAGAGATAGTGAGGCTTAAAGAAAAATATGATGTTACTCTTATGATAGATGAGGCCCACGGTGGAGGAGTTTTAGGGGAAGAGGGACTAGGGCTAGCAGAAGAATTAGGTATACTCGAAGCGATAGATATAAATATGGGTACATTTTCAAAAGCCTATGGTTCCCAGGGAGCTTATGTTGCAGCCTCAAAGGAGATTATAGATTATCTTATCAACCACTGTAGGAGTCTTGTGTACACAACATCTATGCCACCGGTAGTGGTCGGGGCCAGTTTAGAAGCTATGAAGCTTACAAAGAATGAAAAAGAGAGAAGAGATCACTTGAAATATTTAGGTGACTATCTTCGTTCTAGACTCAACGAAGCCGAGATAGATACCCTAGAAAGTACTACTCAGATAGTTCCTGTGGTTGTTGGAGATAATGACGAAACATTAGGTCTCAGTGTGTTTTTAAAAGATCATGGAATAATGGCTCCGGCAATAAGAAAGCCTACTGTAACAACTCCAAGAATACGTATATCTCTCAGCTCTAATCACAGCAAAGAGGATATAGATTTTCTTGTGGAAACGGTGTTAGAATACACTAATAGAAAACGTAGTAAGAAAGATAAGGTAATAAAATGGGTTAAAAATGTACTGCATAAGACTCATAACCAGGAAAAGAAAGATAAAAAAAATATTCAATAA
- the nusB gene encoding transcription antitermination factor NusB has product MSRKTAREEFFKLLFEAELNEVDATEVLEDFISRDDFKLSKAGQEFLERYANGVTENKAEIQRTIDENMTGWTLDRIGNVERTLLKFATYELLKEDVGYEIVINEIVELAKKYGEEKSHEFINGVLAKIVNK; this is encoded by the coding sequence ATGAGTAGAAAAACAGCAAGAGAAGAATTTTTTAAACTTCTGTTTGAAGCTGAATTAAATGAGGTTGATGCAACTGAAGTCCTTGAGGATTTTATTTCAAGAGATGATTTTAAACTAAGCAAAGCAGGACAGGAATTTTTGGAAAGATATGCCAATGGAGTGACAGAAAATAAAGCTGAAATCCAAAGAACTATCGATGAAAACATGACTGGATGGACACTAGACAGAATAGGAAATGTGGAAAGGACACTTTTGAAATTTGCAACATACGAACTTTTAAAAGAAGATGTAGGTTATGAAATAGTCATAAATGAAATCGTGGAACTTGCCAAGAAGTACGGTGAAGAAAAGTCTCACGAATTCATAAACGGAGTTTTGGCTAAAATAGTAAATAAATAA
- a CDS encoding DUF2273 domain-containing protein, which yields MLAEFIEGLLVNRKKYLGAIGGFLFGLILIQYGFVKMLIVLAITCLGYNLGDMEKIKRIKKVLITRLKED from the coding sequence GTGCTTGCAGAATTTATAGAGGGACTTTTGGTAAACAGAAAAAAATATTTAGGAGCTATAGGGGGTTTTCTTTTTGGACTTATTCTGATACAATATGGATTTGTGAAGATGCTTATCGTATTGGCAATAACATGTCTAGGGTATAATCTTGGAGATATGGAAAAAATAAAGAGAATAAAAAAGGTACTGATTACAAGATTAAAAGAAGACTAG
- the amaP gene encoding alkaline shock response membrane anchor protein AmaP, which yields MVRKLIFALAWVGIFIISLGGIYLGIIPEYFYNVDFYGYAFRGALIGLSTIYLLLAIEKLLSNFEKPKDYEIQTENGKLTVSSSSVNNLVKEIVGSSPDIKNIRPSNKIKRKKLFITVKVDAYTDSEISKNILDLQSQIKDYVFEYLGVEVENVEVKVSKLVKRKAASGFRSERGDE from the coding sequence ATGGTTAGAAAATTAATATTTGCCCTTGCATGGGTAGGTATATTTATAATTTCTCTTGGAGGAATCTATTTGGGAATTATACCAGAATATTTTTACAATGTAGATTTTTATGGCTATGCTTTCAGGGGAGCCCTCATAGGTCTATCTACTATTTATCTTCTTTTAGCTATTGAAAAATTACTTTCTAATTTTGAAAAACCAAAAGATTATGAGATACAGACTGAAAATGGCAAGCTCACTGTATCATCATCTTCAGTAAATAATCTGGTGAAAGAAATAGTGGGGTCTAGCCCGGACATAAAAAATATAAGACCTTCGAATAAAATAAAAAGAAAAAAACTATTTATTACTGTAAAGGTAGATGCTTATACAGACAGTGAAATATCTAAAAATATATTAGATCTGCAAAGTCAGATTAAAGATTATGTTTTTGAATATCTTGGTGTAGAGGTGGAGAACGTAGAAGTTAAGGTTTCTAAGCTTGTTAAAAGGAAAGCTGCTTCTGGTTTTAGGTCTGAAAGAGGTGATGAGTAG
- a CDS encoding Asp23/Gls24 family envelope stress response protein, with amino-acid sequence MSELGNIKIADDVVKVISAKAAVDVDGVFKLAGGVADEVNKILGKKRPTHGVKVEVGEKECSIELFIVVEYGYSIPEVAGEVQEAVIKSITELTGLKVVEVGIYVQDIKIKEAEAEEEIEILD; translated from the coding sequence ATGAGCGAATTAGGAAATATAAAAATTGCTGATGACGTAGTAAAAGTAATATCTGCAAAGGCCGCTGTGGATGTAGACGGAGTATTTAAACTAGCTGGAGGAGTAGCGGACGAAGTAAATAAGATATTAGGTAAAAAAAGACCAACTCATGGAGTTAAGGTAGAGGTCGGAGAAAAAGAGTGCAGTATAGAGTTGTTTATAGTTGTAGAGTATGGATACTCTATACCAGAAGTGGCAGGCGAGGTACAGGAAGCAGTTATAAAAAGCATAACTGAGCTAACTGGACTAAAGGTTGTAGAAGTTGGTATATATGTACAAGATATTAAAATAAAAGAAGCAGAAGCAGAAGAAGAAATTGAAATTTTAGATTAG
- the accC gene encoding acetyl-CoA carboxylase biotin carboxylase subunit: MFNKILIANRGEIAVRIIRAAKELGIKTVAVFSEADRDSLHVRIADESVCIGPTKSTESYLKIPNIISAAEVTGADAIHPGYGFLAENAQFAKICGMHNIVFIGPSPECIINMGDKATARKTAVENGVPLTEGTGLIKNIEEAKKEVNERIGYPVMIKATAGGGGKGMRIARNDNELATNMVAAQNEAEAAFGNPDVYIEKFVENPRHIEIQIIGDKHGNVVHLGERDCSIQRRHQKLIEEAPSAILPQDVRVAMGEAAVKLAKAINYDSAGTLEFLVDKKNDFFFMEMNTRIQVEHTVTEMVTGVDIIKEQIIAAAGGKLTVTQDDVVIKGHAIECRINAEDTVNNFLPSAGTLETYIPAGGIGVRIDSHSYQGYVISPYYDSMIAKLIVHGSDREEAIIRMKRALEEYVIEGVDTTIPFHLQVIENSAYQKGDVYTSFIEEYFDKNKK, translated from the coding sequence ATGTTCAATAAGATTTTGATTGCCAATAGAGGAGAAATAGCCGTAAGAATTATAAGAGCTGCAAAAGAGTTAGGAATAAAGACAGTTGCAGTATTTTCAGAGGCCGACAGAGACAGTCTTCATGTAAGAATAGCAGATGAGTCAGTATGTATAGGACCTACCAAAAGCACAGAATCATACCTTAAAATACCTAATATAATATCTGCTGCTGAGGTTACAGGTGCAGATGCGATACATCCAGGATACGGTTTTTTGGCAGAAAATGCTCAGTTTGCAAAAATATGTGGGATGCACAACATAGTATTCATAGGTCCTAGCCCTGAGTGTATAATAAATATGGGTGACAAGGCAACTGCGAGAAAGACAGCAGTTGAAAACGGAGTTCCTCTTACTGAAGGTACCGGGCTTATTAAAAATATAGAAGAAGCAAAAAAAGAGGTAAATGAAAGAATAGGCTATCCTGTAATGATAAAAGCCACTGCCGGAGGCGGTGGAAAGGGAATGAGAATCGCTAGAAATGACAATGAACTTGCAACAAATATGGTAGCTGCACAAAATGAGGCTGAAGCTGCCTTTGGTAATCCAGATGTATATATAGAAAAATTCGTGGAGAATCCTAGACATATCGAGATACAGATCATAGGGGATAAGCATGGAAATGTAGTTCACTTGGGAGAGAGAGACTGTTCTATACAGAGAAGGCACCAAAAGCTTATAGAGGAGGCACCTTCTGCTATTCTGCCTCAGGATGTGAGAGTTGCAATGGGTGAAGCCGCAGTAAAACTTGCTAAAGCAATAAATTATGATTCAGCAGGAACCCTTGAATTCTTAGTGGACAAAAAAAATGATTTCTTCTTTATGGAGATGAATACAAGAATACAGGTAGAACACACTGTAACAGAGATGGTAACGGGAGTGGATATCATCAAAGAGCAGATTATAGCTGCAGCTGGTGGAAAACTTACTGTTACTCAAGATGATGTAGTTATAAAGGGACATGCCATAGAATGTAGAATAAACGCAGAGGATACTGTGAATAATTTTCTGCCTTCAGCAGGAACTCTCGAGACCTATATCCCTGCAGGGGGAATAGGAGTAAGAATCGACTCTCATTCATACCAGGGTTATGTGATAAGTCCTTATTATGATTCTATGATTGCTAAGCTCATAGTTCACGGATCAGACAGAGAAGAAGCTATTATAAGAATGAAAAGAGCCCTTGAAGAGTATGTAATAGAAGGAGTGGATACTACTATACCTTTCCATCTTCAGGTTATCGAAAATAGCGCCTATCAAAAAGGTGATGTGTATACGAGTTTCATAGAAGAGTATTTTGATAAAAATAAAAAATAA
- a CDS encoding acetyl-CoA carboxylase biotin carboxyl carrier protein, which translates to MKDDINNVEDLMQILNDTNLTEINFESEDLKIVLKRPKLVPVAPQQVEVSETENEVKETKQYKEVKSYNVGKFSYRNKSGKAIIKVGDKIKEGQEIGSISTIGVNSPVTTPYAGTVKEILLEEGSLADYGKNLVLVELD; encoded by the coding sequence ATGAAGGATGATATAAATAATGTAGAAGATTTAATGCAGATATTAAATGATACTAACCTTACTGAGATCAATTTTGAAAGTGAGGATCTGAAGATAGTGCTTAAAAGACCTAAACTTGTACCTGTCGCACCACAGCAAGTTGAAGTCTCAGAGACTGAAAATGAGGTAAAAGAAACAAAACAGTATAAAGAGGTAAAATCTTATAATGTAGGTAAGTTTTCTTACCGTAATAAAAGTGGAAAAGCTATAATAAAAGTCGGAGATAAGATAAAAGAGGGGCAGGAGATAGGTTCTATCTCTACAATTGGTGTAAATAGCCCGGTGACAACTCCTTATGCAGGTACTGTTAAAGAGATACTTTTAGAAGAAGGAAGCCTAGCAGATTACGGAAAGAATCTTGTTTTAGTAGAGTTAGACTAG
- a CDS encoding DNA polymerase III subunit alpha — MKNNFVHLHLHTEYSLLDGVGKIDEYLDRAKKLGMRSMAITDHGNMFGAVEFYKKALSKGIKPIVGMEAYLSEFSMEEKSGRNFHLVLLAKNETGYKNLMKLSSEAYLKGFYYRPRIDKEILAQHSKGIIALSACMQGELSKRILDEESEEDLDKAVNEYVEIFGKEDFYVELQSNGIKKQEKLNDALYTLAKKHDLKVVATNDTHYVYYGDHTLQDILICVQTGSKISDEKRMKIETDQLFLKSREQMLEELGKYDRAVDNTVEIADKCNLELEFGVFKFPEYKIPTCVDSIREFLRKLVYQGLKRRYKNDLEKDVIERVEYELDVINKMDYAGYFVVVWDFIDYAKKNRIPVGPGRGSAAGSMVAYSLGITELDPMKYNLIFERFLNPERISMPDIDIDICQERRQEVIDYVGEKYGKDRVAQIITFGTMKARAAIRDVGRVMNVPLFKVDKIAKLIPPFFSLDRALKEVEELREVYETDSESQELIEYSKRLENTVRHASIHAAGVVITKDPLTDDVPLYSDTKTKVVSTQYQMKELEELGLLKMDFLGLRNLTILQRTVDYIREDTNEEIDLNKIPLDSLEVYRLLQKGDTLGVFQLESHGIRKLLMKLKPDRFEDIIAVLALYRPGPLGSGMVDDFIEVKNGRAAIKYPHQSLEDVLKETYGVILYQEQVMKIANIMADYTLGEADLLRRAMGKKNMAIMEENRNKFVKRAVKKGYSEEKATEIFNLIDKFAGYGFNKSHSAAYALVAYWTAYFKGCYPKHYYAALMTSERNNIEKLAVYVEDAKEHGIGVALPNINKISTRFIVDGDLVRFGMSAIKNVGETLIERIKAEHARNGDYTTFENFVTRGKKEGVNKKALEALILSGALDSIPGNRRQKYESMEKALNYATKVMKEDDIQQMNLFGEARATIEKFQMPSVEEYKMENLLTGEKEFLGFYFTGHPLDKYRQMLKVYRLTEIKDIVSDMPVHIKTYGMVRNLKKVITKKSGQVMGVFDLEDYYGRIGAVVFPRDYQKMGHYLLDGAPLYVEGVVQTDHFGGHEEKKIIIRELRPLDEIGEILKFKVYILIEEEDKPKLPALKKIISRHQGDHRIYLALREKGEKKTVELANKYRVTPSKYFISEVVGLLGIENIVIK; from the coding sequence ATGAAGAATAACTTTGTACATCTACATTTACATACTGAATACAGCCTCCTCGACGGAGTGGGTAAGATAGATGAATACCTAGATAGGGCTAAGAAGCTTGGTATGCGGTCCATGGCTATTACTGACCATGGAAATATGTTCGGTGCTGTGGAGTTTTATAAAAAGGCGCTTTCAAAGGGGATAAAACCCATAGTAGGAATGGAGGCTTATCTTTCGGAATTCTCCATGGAGGAAAAAAGCGGAAGAAACTTTCACCTGGTACTGCTTGCCAAAAACGAAACTGGATATAAAAATCTTATGAAGCTTTCATCAGAGGCTTATCTTAAAGGTTTTTATTATAGACCCCGTATAGACAAGGAGATCCTTGCACAGCACAGTAAAGGAATAATAGCACTTTCTGCCTGTATGCAGGGAGAACTTTCTAAAAGAATACTCGATGAAGAGAGTGAAGAAGATTTAGACAAGGCGGTAAATGAATATGTTGAAATTTTTGGTAAGGAAGATTTTTATGTAGAACTTCAGTCTAACGGGATAAAGAAGCAGGAGAAGTTAAACGATGCCCTCTATACCCTTGCTAAAAAACATGACTTAAAAGTTGTGGCTACTAATGACACTCACTATGTATATTACGGAGATCACACCCTCCAGGATATTCTCATATGTGTCCAGACAGGTAGTAAAATTTCAGATGAAAAACGGATGAAGATAGAAACAGACCAGCTTTTTCTCAAAAGCAGGGAGCAGATGCTAGAAGAGCTGGGAAAATACGACAGAGCTGTTGACAATACAGTGGAGATAGCTGACAAGTGCAATTTAGAGTTAGAATTTGGAGTATTCAAATTTCCAGAATACAAGATACCAACCTGTGTAGACAGTATAAGGGAATTTTTAAGGAAATTGGTTTATCAAGGATTAAAGAGAAGATATAAAAATGATCTGGAAAAAGATGTCATAGAAAGAGTAGAATATGAGCTAGATGTCATAAACAAGATGGATTATGCTGGCTATTTTGTGGTAGTGTGGGATTTTATTGATTATGCAAAAAAGAACAGGATACCTGTGGGTCCAGGAAGAGGTTCTGCTGCTGGAAGTATGGTGGCCTACTCCCTTGGAATAACAGAGCTTGATCCTATGAAATATAATCTTATTTTCGAAAGATTTCTTAATCCTGAAAGAATCTCCATGCCAGATATAGATATAGATATATGTCAGGAAAGAAGGCAAGAGGTTATAGACTATGTGGGAGAAAAATATGGAAAAGACAGAGTTGCCCAGATAATAACCTTTGGAACCATGAAAGCTAGAGCTGCAATAAGAGACGTAGGAAGAGTGATGAATGTTCCCTTGTTCAAGGTGGATAAAATAGCCAAATTAATTCCTCCATTTTTTAGTCTTGACAGAGCTCTAAAAGAGGTGGAAGAACTACGAGAGGTATATGAGACGGACAGTGAGTCACAAGAATTAATAGAATATTCTAAAAGGCTTGAAAATACAGTAAGACACGCCTCTATACACGCAGCCGGAGTGGTGATAACAAAGGATCCCCTTACAGATGATGTGCCTTTATACAGCGATACAAAAACAAAAGTTGTGTCCACTCAGTATCAGATGAAGGAGTTAGAGGAGCTAGGGCTGCTAAAAATGGATTTTTTAGGTCTCAGAAATTTAACTATACTTCAGAGAACTGTAGACTATATAAGGGAAGATACCAATGAGGAGATAGATCTTAATAAAATACCGCTAGATAGTTTAGAGGTGTACAGACTTCTTCAGAAGGGTGATACCTTAGGTGTGTTTCAGCTAGAGTCCCACGGAATAAGAAAACTTCTAATGAAGCTGAAACCGGACAGGTTTGAAGATATAATTGCCGTACTTGCTTTATACAGACCGGGGCCTTTAGGTTCAGGGATGGTAGATGACTTTATAGAGGTTAAAAACGGAAGGGCGGCAATAAAATATCCACACCAATCCCTTGAAGATGTACTGAAAGAGACTTATGGTGTAATACTTTATCAGGAACAGGTAATGAAGATAGCCAATATAATGGCTGATTATACATTAGGAGAAGCAGATTTGCTGCGACGGGCCATGGGAAAGAAAAACATGGCTATAATGGAAGAAAACCGAAATAAATTTGTAAAAAGAGCGGTTAAAAAGGGTTATTCAGAGGAAAAAGCCACTGAGATTTTTAACCTTATCGATAAATTTGCAGGCTATGGATTTAACAAATCCCATTCGGCTGCCTATGCTCTTGTGGCATATTGGACAGCGTATTTTAAAGGATGTTACCCAAAACACTATTATGCAGCCTTGATGACTTCTGAAAGGAATAATATCGAAAAACTGGCTGTTTATGTGGAAGATGCCAAGGAACACGGTATAGGGGTGGCACTTCCGAATATAAACAAAATAAGCACTAGGTTTATAGTTGACGGAGATCTGGTAAGATTTGGAATGTCTGCAATAAAAAATGTAGGAGAAACCCTTATAGAAAGAATAAAAGCTGAACATGCAAGAAACGGGGATTATACAACCTTTGAAAATTTTGTAACAAGAGGCAAAAAAGAGGGAGTAAATAAAAAAGCACTGGAAGCTCTTATACTTTCAGGGGCTCTTGATTCAATTCCAGGTAACCGAAGGCAAAAATATGAAAGTATGGAAAAGGCCTTAAACTATGCCACCAAGGTTATGAAAGAAGACGATATACAACAGATGAATCTCTTTGGTGAAGCTAGAGCAACTATTGAAAAATTCCAGATGCCATCTGTGGAAGAGTATAAAATGGAAAATCTTCTGACTGGAGAAAAAGAATTTCTGGGGTTTTATTTTACGGGACACCCTTTAGATAAATACCGTCAGATGCTAAAAGTCTACAGGCTTACTGAGATAAAAGATATAGTCAGTGATATGCCTGTTCATATAAAAACCTATGGAATGGTTAGAAACTTGAAGAAGGTTATAACAAAAAAAAGCGGTCAGGTAATGGGAGTTTTTGATTTAGAAGATTATTATGGTAGAATAGGAGCGGTTGTTTTTCCTCGAGACTATCAAAAGATGGGTCACTATCTTTTAGACGGAGCACCTCTTTATGTAGAAGGGGTAGTGCAGACAGATCACTTCGGAGGACATGAGGAAAAAAAGATCATAATAAGAGAACTTAGGCCCTTAGACGAGATAGGAGAGATTCTAAAGTTTAAAGTATATATTCTCATAGAGGAGGAAGACAAGCCAAAATTACCTGCTTTAAAAAAGATAATATCCAGACACCAGGGAGACCACAGAATATACCTGGCTCTTAGAGAAAAAGGTGAGAAAAAAACAGTGGAGCTGGCGAATAAGTACCGTGTAACTCCATCTAAGTATTTTATAAGTGAGGTAGTGGGACTTTTAGGAATCGAAAACATAGTTATAAAATAA